From the Bacillus alveayuensis genome, the window CACTTGTGACAAATGGAGATTCTGGATCATATGGAATCGTATTTTTATTAACAGTAATACCGATTTCATCTAGCACTTTTTCAGCAATTTTACCAGTAAGGTTTAAATTGCGCACATCAAGTAAAATTAAGTGATTATCCGTTCCGCCAGATACTAAGTTTAGGCCTTCTTCTTTTAACTTTTCGGCTAAACGTTTCGCATTGTCAATGATATTTTTCGCATATTGTTTAAAGTCGTCTTGCAGCACCTCACCTAAAGCAACTGCCTTAGCTGCAATAACGTGCATTAATGGCCCACCTTGAATACCAGGGAAAATAAATTTATCAATTTTTTTAGCGAATTCTTCTTTGCATAAAATCATTCCACCGCGTGGACCTCTTAACGTTTTATGAGTAGTCGTTGTGACAAAATGAGCATATGGAACTGGATTTTGATGAAGTCCTGCAGCGACAAGTCCGGCAATATGAGCCATGTCGACCATTAAATATGCGCCAACTTCATCGGCAATTTCACGAAACTTTTTGAAATCAATTTCACGCGGGTAAGCACTAGCCCCTGCAACAATTAATTTCGGCTTATGTTCAAGCGCTTTAGCTCGTACATCCTCGTAATCAATCAAATGCGTTTCTTGATCGACGCCATATTCGACGAAATTGAACTGAATACCGCTAAAGTTTACCGGGCTTCCGTGTGTTAAATGACCGCCATGGGAAAGATTCATTCCTAAAACGGTGTCGCCATGCTCTAACACGGCATAGTAAACGGCCATATTTGCTTGCGAACCAGAATGCGGCTGAACGTTTACATGTTCTGCTCCAAAAATTTCCTTCGCACGGTCACGGGCAATATTTTCAGCGACGTCTACGTATTCACAACCTCCGTAATAACGACGGCCTGGATATCCTTCAGCATATTTATTGGTTAACACGGAACCTTGTGCTTCCATTACCGCTTCACTTACAAAGTTTTCTGATGCAATTAATTCAATTTTCGTACGCTGGCGTTTTAACTCGTTTTGAATGGCTGCAAATACTTGCGGATCCTGGCTTTGAATGTGTTTCATCAATGAGTTCCTCCTTTAATGTTATCTGTGAATGGCAGCAGGCTTGTCTTAAAAAATTATGGCACTGCTTTATATTCATTTCAGATCATTTTAAAGAATGATCCAAAAATTTTTGCTTTTCACGATTCATTGTAGCATGATTCAAACAATGGCAAAACAAATTTCCATATGAAAAGTCTCAGCTTCTTAGAGAATTGTTCGGTTCACGTCACGCTACACGCGTGACATAGCAAGCGTTTCGCTTGCTTGACAGTCGAAAAGCGATCATATAGTAAAGCAACAATCTTTTAGAAAAAAGCCTTAAACTAAAAGCGAAAATAGAAACGCAAAATGCCATCATCATTCGTAGCATTTTGCGTTTCATTCATGTGCAAGACTCTGTCCTTTCCGTACGTTCATAAACTGCTCGTGCACCGCCAATAAGTTTCGGTCTTGTTGTCGCTAGTGTAACATGTGCATGGCCGACTTTATTTTTAGAACATCGAACTGGGACAGCAACATGCTTTAAATGCATGCCGATAAACGTGTCGCCTATATCGATGCCATGATCTGCACGAATAAATTCAACGACGACCGGATCGTTCATTTGTTGAAATGCATATGATGCCATGGAACCGCCCGCTTTCGGGACAGGGATGACGGAGACGATTTCATCGTTTCGCTTTAGTGCGGTAGCCCGTTCCACAACGAGAGCGCGATTTAAATGTTCACAGCATTGGAAAGCGAGCTCTATTCCTGTTTCGGCTTGAAGCTTTTGCAACTCGTCATATATTATTTCAGCAACTTCTTTTGCTCCAGCTGTACCAATTTTTTCACCGATTACCTCACTTGTGCTGCAGCCAACGACAAATAATTGACCTTTTCTTAAAGATACTTGCTGCTTGAAGTCGTTTAAGATAATGGAAAGCTCTTCTTTCCAAATTGGCAATTTCGTCATTTCACCCCTCCGTTACAGATGCTTCTGTTCATATTCAGATATTTTTCCTATCCGTCTTGCATGGCGACCGCCAGCATATTCTGTCGTTAGCCATGTTTTCGCAATTTCTCTTGCTAAGCCTGGACCGATGACACGTTCACCCATTGCTAATATGTTGCTATCATTGTGCTCACGAGTTGCTTTTGCACTAAACACATCATGAACGAGTGCACAGCGGATGCCTTTCACTTTATTGGCAGCGATAGACATGCCGATACCTGTACCACAAATTAAAATGCCGCGGTCAAATTCGCCGTTGGCAACACGTTCTGCTGCTGGGAGCGCATAATCCGGGTAGTCAACGGATGTCTCGCATTCACAGCCGATATCTTCATACTCAATATTCATCTCTTCTAACAATTGTTTAATTTCTTCACGAATTTTCATCCCGCCATGGTCTGAAGCAATAATAACCTTCATCGTATAACCTCCTATATCTAATATGTAAAGCGTTCAATCGTTTTTTTCAACTGTTCACTGCTTTCGGCAAGTATTTTTGTTAAATCATTAATATTTTCGATATTTTTCGTTTGATCTTCAACGGCTCGTGTGACCTCTTGCGCTCCGGCAGATGTTTCTTCAGCGATAGCCGCTACTTCCTCTGATTGAGCACTTGTTTGTTGGATGCTCTCCATTTGTTGTTTTACAAGATCACTAATTTGTTTGACAGCTTCCGCTACTTTTAATATCGTATGACCCATTTCCTCTAGCTTGCGTTCACTTTCCTTCCCCTTCTTCACTTCATCTCGTGCCACTGTAACTTGTTCACGAATTTGAACGACAACGCGATTCACTTCATTTTGAATATTTTGAATTAATGATGAAATATCTTGAACCGCTTTCGCACTTTCATCTGCCAATTTACGAACTTCTTGGGCTACTACTGCAAATCCTTTTCCATGTTCACCTGCTCTTGCGGCCTCAATGGAAGCATTTAAAGCTAGCAAATTCGTTTGATCGGCCAGATCTCCGACAAGTGATACGATCTTTTCAACCTGTTTCGCATTATTTTCTAGTCGCTGTACTAATTGAATAGAATGTTCATTTTTTTCTGCTAAGGTATGAATTCCTGTAATTAACGAATGAAATACTTTTTTGCTTTGATCAAGTGATTCAACCATTTCATTTGACATTTGCTCTGATTTTTTCGCTTCAGCCTCTACTTTGCTTGCTAAACTGACAACGTCTTCAACCGCTTCAGCCGTTTCTTGGATCGAAGCTGCCGATTGATCAGCACCTAATGAAATTTCTTGAATGTTATATGTAATACTTTGAGCTTGTTTTTCCGCTTCCTCTGTCGCTAAATGAATATGTTGAACTTGTTGATTTGTCTGTTTAAAATTTGTTTCGATTTGGCGAACCATGTCTCGCAAATTGGCTAGCATTTCATTGAAAGCAAGACTTAACGCCCGAATTTCATCATCACTTTTAAAGATCGGAACATCGTCTTTAATATTGCCATTCGCCGCTTCCATAGCCGATTTTTCAAGTCGTTCTAATGGCTTCGTAATAAACCATGCTGCAAAATAAGCCAAAATTCCTGACCAAATAATTCCAAGTGATAGCGTGATGATCGTAAACGGTGCTTCCGCAATATATTGTTTCACAAAATCATATATGATATAAATGAAAAAAGCGCTAGTTGAATAGGTGATTAAAGCAAGGGCCACAACAAATAAGACAAGCTTGCGCTGGAGGCTAAATTTATATCGTTTTCGGGTGTTCACAATTTCCCCTCCTATTGGATTCCCTTCAATTTTATGATCAATTTTTCAATTTTCTCACTTAATTCTGCAAATGTTTTCCTGTAAATGTCAACTGACCCGCCAAATGGATCGATAATATCCGTTATATCTTCATTTTGATCTGATACAAATTCAGACAGTGTAAATGTTTTTTCTTTTGCATGAGGGAAATGATGAATAACAAGTTCTTTATGGTTTTTTGTCATCGTCAATATGTAAGAAGCCCAATTTACTAAATCGTCTGTAAGCTGAGAAGAACGATGGTTCATTGCAATCCCCTTTTCTTCCAGTACTGCCTTCGTATGATCTGAGGCATCACTTCCATCCATTGCAAACACACCCGCTGACTTTACATGTATATCCTCATCTTTATATCGATGTCTGAAAAGGGCTTCCGCCATCGGACTTCGGCACGTATTTCCTGTACAAACAAACAATATATTTTTTTGCACATTTCAGCCTCCTTTATGCTCCAATTACGATCAGCCATTCCATCTGCTACTTCAAAGATTTCGTAAAGAAAAAAATAACCAGGCGTGTTGATTAACCAATAATAACCAGTTGGGATGGCTCTATTTCTAGCTTTTCTGCCGAAGTCGGCAAGCGAATCGCTTACCGACTGGGCATGCTATACGCATGCCCTTCTCGAACAATGAACGCTTTTCGGGCAAATGAATTTGCCCGCTGGCGTTCTTGTTCGAGGGATGTGGCAGAAAAGCTTGTGTTCAGCCATACGATTCTGTATGTTTAAGTAAAATAATGGATAATCAACACTTGTGAAAAATAACAAATCTACTTATATTATTATAATCCAATGAAAACGTTTGTGAAATTGTTCTCTTATGATTTCATAAATTTTTTCCATTTTCCAAAAAGTCTCTTTTCTATAAGATTGTTGCTTTACAACCTTAGCTTTTCAACTGTCCAGGCAAGCGACACAGTTTACGTAAACAGCCGCAAAAAAAAAGCGTGAATACAGACGCTTTAGCGTAATTATAAGAACAATAATTTTACTCCAAACGCCAATAAAATACAGCCGCCAATTCCTTCACTATAAGTGCCCAGCCAGTTTTTCACCCGTTTTCCGATAAATAATCCGCACCATGTTAACACCATGCTGACAAAGCCGAACATGAAAATGGTTGAAACGATATCCGTACCATATATTCCAAGGCTTAACCCAACGGAAAAGCTGTCAAGGCTTACACTTAATGAAAAAAGAATTAAACCAAGACCACTTGGCGTGATCAAAGGAGTTTCATTCTTTCGAAACGAAGCATAAATCATTTGAATTCCTAAAATAAGCAATAAGCTTCCTCCTGTATAGGTTGCTACTTGTCCTAGCTTTTGTGTCATCAGCCTTCCAAGTATAATCCCCAAAAGAGGCATCATCATATGAAATAAGCCAATGGTTACTCCGATATGAAAGATTTGGCGAAGTTTTATTCGAATAAGCCCCATGCCTAATCCGACTGAAAAAGCATCCATTCCAAGAGCTATTGCCATGATCCATAAC encodes:
- a CDS encoding uncharacterized protein (TIGR01440 family) (product_source=TIGR01440; cath_funfam=3.40.50.10360; cog=COG4475; pfam=PF04260; superfamily=110710; tigrfam=TIGR01440), with protein sequence MTKLPIWKEELSIILNDFKQQVSLRKGQLFVVGCSTSEVIGEKIGTAGAKEVAEIIYDELQKLQAETGIELAFQCCEHLNRALVVERATALKRNDEIVSVIPVPKAGGSMASYAFQQMNDPVVVEFIRADHGIDIGDTFIGMHLKHVAVPVRCSKNKVGHAHVTLATTRPKLIGGARAVYERTERTESCT
- a CDS encoding ribose 5-phosphate isomerase B (product_source=KO:K01808; cath_funfam=3.40.1400.10; cog=COG0698; ko=KO:K01808; pfam=PF02502; superfamily=89623; tigrfam=TIGR00689), producing the protein MKVIIASDHGGMKIREEIKQLLEEMNIEYEDIGCECETSVDYPDYALPAAERVANGEFDRGILICGTGIGMSIAANKVKGIRCALVHDVFSAKATREHNDSNILAMGERVIGPGLAREIAKTWLTTEYAGGRHARRIGKISEYEQKHL
- a CDS encoding methyl-accepting chemotaxis protein (product_source=KO:K03406; cath_funfam=1.10.287.950; cog=COG0840; ko=KO:K03406; pfam=PF00015,PF00672; smart=SM00283; superfamily=58104; transmembrane_helix_parts=Outside_1_14,TMhelix_15_37,Inside_38_49,TMhelix_50_72,Outside_73_429), which encodes MNTRKRYKFSLQRKLVLFVVALALITYSTSAFFIYIIYDFVKQYIAEAPFTIITLSLGIIWSGILAYFAAWFITKPLERLEKSAMEAANGNIKDDVPIFKSDDEIRALSLAFNEMLANLRDMVRQIETNFKQTNQQVQHIHLATEEAEKQAQSITYNIQEISLGADQSAASIQETAEAVEDVVSLASKVEAEAKKSEQMSNEMVESLDQSKKVFHSLITGIHTLAEKNEHSIQLVQRLENNAKQVEKIVSLVGDLADQTNLLALNASIEAARAGEHGKGFAVVAQEVRKLADESAKAVQDISSLIQNIQNEVNRVVVQIREQVTVARDEVKKGKESERKLEEMGHTILKVAEAVKQISDLVKQQMESIQQTSAQSEEVAAIAEETSAGAQEVTRAVEDQTKNIENINDLTKILAESSEQLKKTIERFTY
- a CDS encoding glycine hydroxymethyltransferase (product_source=KO:K00600; cath_funfam=3.40.640.10,3.90.1150.10; cog=COG0112; ko=KO:K00600; pfam=PF00464; superfamily=53383); the encoded protein is MKHIQSQDPQVFAAIQNELKRQRTKIELIASENFVSEAVMEAQGSVLTNKYAEGYPGRRYYGGCEYVDVAENIARDRAKEIFGAEHVNVQPHSGSQANMAVYYAVLEHGDTVLGMNLSHGGHLTHGSPVNFSGIQFNFVEYGVDQETHLIDYEDVRAKALEHKPKLIVAGASAYPREIDFKKFREIADEVGAYLMVDMAHIAGLVAAGLHQNPVPYAHFVTTTTHKTLRGPRGGMILCKEEFAKKIDKFIFPGIQGGPLMHVIAAKAVALGEVLQDDFKQYAKNIIDNAKRLAEKLKEEGLNLVSGGTDNHLILLDVRNLNLTGKIAEKVLDEIGITVNKNTIPYDPESPFVTSGIRIGTAAVTSRGFRLEEMDEIGSIMAFALKNHENEEKLAEAKSRVEALTEKFPLYPNL
- a CDS encoding putative Mn2+ efflux pump MntP (product_source=COG1971; cog=COG1971; pfam=PF02659; superfamily=161111; transmembrane_helix_parts=Outside_1_5,TMhelix_6_28,Inside_29_34,TMhelix_35_57,Outside_58_66,TMhelix_67_89,Inside_90_100,TMhelix_101_123,Outside_124_127,TMhelix_128_150,Inside_151_156,TMhelix_157_174,Outside_175_179) encodes the protein MGTFSTLWIMAIALGMDAFSVGLGMGLIRIKLRQIFHIGVTIGLFHMMMPLLGIILGRLMTQKLGQVATYTGGSLLLILGIQMIYASFRKNETPLITPSGLGLILFSLSVSLDSFSVGLSLGIYGTDIVSTIFMFGFVSMVLTWCGLFIGKRVKNWLGTYSEGIGGCILLAFGVKLLFL
- a CDS encoding protein-tyrosine phosphatase (product_source=KO:K01104; cath_funfam=3.40.50.2300; cog=COG0394; ko=KO:K01104; pfam=PF01451; smart=SM00226; superfamily=52788); translated protein: MQKNILFVCTGNTCRSPMAEALFRHRYKDEDIHVKSAGVFAMDGSDASDHTKAVLEEKGIAMNHRSSQLTDDLVNWASYILTMTKNHKELVIHHFPHAKEKTFTLSEFVSDQNEDITDIIDPFGGSVDIYRKTFAELSEKIEKLIIKLKGIQ